The genomic stretch CACGTGAGTTGTATACTATTCCTCCAGTTGAAACCAAAGTGAATGATGATTTTTGCATTGATGGCAATGAAGACAGttgtgatgatgataataatgatgcagATGGCAATGAAGAGAGTTGTGATGGTGATAATAATGATGCAGATGGCAATGAAGACAGttgtgatgatgataataatgatgcattaagctcagatgataatgaaaatattGATAGGTCTACCTGCAATGATGTACTTGTGAAGCATAATTTACAACAGTCAACCTCCAATGAAGTATTGAAGAGTCATGATTCCTCAAATAATAGAGGTCGTAATGTAAGATAGGTTGGCGAAGATAATCTATGGAGTACTCCACTTTTGTTGAATCAAGGGGAAAAAGGCTCTACTTCAGCCTCAACAGCTCAATTACTGACATCTTCTTCGAGTATCAATTCGTGGGAAATAAAAGAGGGTCAAATATTTGAGAACAAGCAAGAGTTGAAGATGAAACTCCATCTTTATGCATTAAAGAAAAACTTTGAGTTTAAAGTAAAGAAGTCTGCGAAAAATATATGGTGTACAGTATGTGTTGATGATAAATGCAAATGGAGGTTGAGGGCTACAAAATTGGTTAATTCCAATATGTTCGAGGTTCGTAAATTTTTCGGTGAACACACATGCTCATTGGATGTTCGACATAAAGATCACCGTCAGGCATCCCCATGGCTTATTGGACATGTCATAAGGAGAAAATTTGAGGGTGATGATGTTAATTACAAGCCAAGGTCAATTGTAAAAGATATGAGTTTATCATATGGAGTTCATATGAGCTATGCTAAAGCTTGGAGGTGTCGAGAGCATGCATTGGCTTACATAAGAGGTACACCAGAATCATCATTTCAGAAACTTCCCTCATTTCTATACATGATGGAGCAAAAAAATCCTGGAACTGTTACTCATTTGCAGATGGACAATGAAGGTAGGTTCAAATATTGCTTCATGGCCTTAGGTATTTCTATAATGGGGTTTAAGACATATATTCGCCCAGTTATATGTGTAGATGGAACCTTCTTGACAACTCGGTGTGGAGGTACTTTGTTATGTGCCATGGGACAAGATGCTAACAAGCAAATATATCCAATTGCATTTTCAGTAGTTGACTCAGAGAATAATGACTCATGGTTGTATTTTCTACTGAGGTTGAAGGAAGCGATTGGTGAAGTGGAGAATCTAGTATTTGTGTCTGATAGACATACTAGTATAGCAAGTGCCTTGACTAAAATTTTTCCTGAGGCACACCACGGTGCTTGTATACATCATGTTAGCATGAATATTCGTGCGAAGTTCAAAACTGACCATTGCCATGAAGAATTCTTCCTTGCAGCGAAAGCTTGTAGAAAGCGAGAGTTTTTACGCCATTTTGAGAAGATTAAATTCAAAGATCTTGCAATTGCTCAATACTTAGAGAATCAAGTGGGTTTTGAAAAGTGGGCTCGTTCTTTCTTTCCTGGCCATCGATATAATTTAATGACTACAGGTATTGCCGAAAGCTGGAACAATGTCATTGCTGAGGCAcgtgggtggccaattacttgtcTCATGGAATTTATGAGGCACACTTTACAAAAATGGTTTTTCGAGCGTCGAACTGCAGCATCAGCGGCTACAAGTCCTCTTGCCATAGAAGTGGAAGCTGATTTGCGAAAGTTAGCAGACAAGTCCACTACCTCGTTCTCTTTTCCGTCTAGTCAGTATGAAATAACAGTATTGGATGGTGATCTTGATGGAGATGTCGACCTGAGGAGGAAAACATGTAGTTGTAGAAGATTTGATTTGACAGGTCTTCCTTGTGAACACGCTCTAGTTGGTGCTCGAGATCGTGGCATTAGTCCATATAGTTTATGCTCCAGATTCTACACAGTTGAAGCGTGGTTGTCATCCTATGGTGGATCTGTATATACGCTGGGTAATGAAGAATCTTGGGTGATACCAAATGACATAGGAAGTATGATGATAGCTCCTCCTTTAGTGAAGCAGAAGGCtggtcgtccaaagaagaaacGACGTTTATCAAAGGGTGAGAAGAATAGAAAACAACATAGATGTAGTAGATGTGGTGTCCTGGGCCACAATCGAGTGACGTGCACCACTGTTTGTCCCCCGCCGTCTAGACATGCTTAGTttgtacttttattgttttacttAGTTtgcggaatttgaatttttagattGGTTCAGTAATACGACTTTTTGTGTTAAAGTTTGTTGTTTCGGACACACCTAATTCATATTCATACATAATTCACACCtaattcacacatagttcacacattattcacacatatttcacacgcggttcacacatagttcacacctagttcacacatagttcaatcctggttcacacatatttcaatccTGATTCACACTTAATTCACACCCAATTCACACATAACTTAATAAGATAAAAGTGACAAAGATTTATCCATTCCACTATTAAGATGAAATAAACGAAG from Humulus lupulus chromosome 5, drHumLupu1.1, whole genome shotgun sequence encodes the following:
- the LOC133779086 gene encoding uncharacterized protein LOC133779086, producing MKLHLYALKKNFEFKVKKSAKNIWCTVCVDDKCKWRLRATKLVNSNMFEVRKFFGEHTCSLDVRHKDHRQASPWLIGHVIRRKFEGDDVNYKPRSIVKDMSLSYGVHMSYAKAWRCREHALAYIRGTPESSFQKLPSFLYMMEQKNPGTVTHLQMDNEGRFKYCFMALGISIMGFKTYIRPVICVDGTFLTTRCGGTLLCAMGQDANKQIYPIAFSVVDSENNDSWLYFLLRLKEAIGEVENLVFVSDRHTSIASALTKIFPEAHHGACIHHVSMNIRAKFKTDHCHEEFFLAAKACRKREFLRHFEKIKFKDLAIAQYLENQVGFEKWARSFFPGHRYNLMTTGIAESWNNVIAEARGWPITCLMEFMRHTLQKWFFERRTAASAATSPLAIEVEADLRKLADKSTTSFSFPSSQYEITVLDGDLDGDVDLRRKTCSCRRFDLTGLPCEHALVGARDRGISPYSLCSRFYTVEAWLSSYGGSVYTLGNEESWVIPNDIGSMMIAPPLVKQKAGRPKKKRRLSKGEKNRKQHRCSRCGVLGHNRVTCTTVCPPPSRHA